The following coding sequences lie in one Stenotrophomonas rhizophila genomic window:
- a CDS encoding helix-turn-helix transcriptional regulator, protein MLTASTRLLSLLSLLQSRPHWAGTALAERTGVHPRTLRRDIDRLRQLGYPIQASSGVAGGYAFRAGRALPPLLLDDDEALATAVALRTAVTGTVSGIEQTAITALVKLEQVMPPRLRRRLDALGSAILPLGPSGPVVDAGLLAVLAGACRDQLQLHLAYADRNDQASQRRVEPHGVVHTDRRWYLVAWCTTRQDWRTFRIDRITAAPVVGAHFSPRAGPGDGDLRTWVAQSLSLAQSNEPARIILHAPLAAMRRQIPDTAGQLEHVDAHRCLLRCSANPAGAIVYWLMALDLEFEVLGPPELQDKLRDAGQRVARSLARTGS, encoded by the coding sequence ATGCTCACCGCCTCGACCCGCCTGCTCAGCCTGCTGTCCCTGCTGCAATCGCGGCCACACTGGGCCGGCACCGCCTTGGCCGAGCGCACCGGCGTGCATCCGCGCACGCTGCGCCGCGATATCGACCGCCTGCGCCAGCTGGGCTACCCGATCCAGGCCAGCAGCGGCGTGGCCGGCGGGTACGCGTTCCGGGCCGGGCGCGCCCTGCCCCCACTCCTGCTGGACGACGACGAAGCCCTGGCCACGGCCGTGGCCCTGCGCACCGCCGTGACCGGCACCGTCAGCGGCATCGAGCAGACCGCGATCACCGCCCTGGTCAAACTGGAACAGGTCATGCCACCCCGCCTGCGCCGGCGGCTGGACGCGCTGGGCTCGGCGATCCTGCCGCTGGGGCCGTCCGGCCCGGTGGTGGATGCCGGGCTGCTGGCCGTGCTGGCGGGCGCCTGCCGCGACCAGCTGCAGCTGCACTTGGCCTACGCCGACCGCAACGACCAGGCCAGCCAGCGCCGCGTGGAACCGCACGGCGTGGTGCATACCGATCGGCGCTGGTATCTGGTGGCTTGGTGCACCACCCGGCAAGACTGGCGCACCTTCCGCATCGACCGCATCACCGCTGCACCGGTGGTCGGCGCGCACTTCAGCCCGCGTGCGGGCCCGGGCGATGGCGACCTGCGCACCTGGGTGGCCCAGTCGCTGTCACTTGCCCAATCCAATGAGCCGGCGCGGATCATCCTGCACGCGCCCTTGGCGGCCATGCGGCGCCAGATCCCCGACACGGCCGGGCAACTGGAACACGTCGACGCGCACCGCTGCCTGCTGCGCTGTAGTGCCAACCCGGCGGGCGCCATCGTGTACTGGTTGATGGCCCTGGACCTGGAATTCGAGGTGCTGGGTCCGCCGGAACTGCAGGACAAGCTGCGCGACGCCGGGCAACGGGTAGCACGCAGCCTGGCACGCACGGGCAGCTGA
- a CDS encoding glutathione S-transferase family protein — protein sequence MSLVFYWHPMSSATPVACALAELAVPHERVKIDIRTGEQRTAAYLAINPNGKVPCLVVDGTPLFEGLAILQWLGAQHGVAQGLWPQDGTPERLQALSWTTWAYVTYAALLNRLWLATRDEALRSHEQAAAALAGVNELLDLLEARLAERPWMLGEAYSLVDLVVGSVVGYGVYFGADVEAHPQVKQWLGRLQARPAMQGEV from the coding sequence ATGTCCCTCGTCTTCTATTGGCACCCCATGTCCAGTGCCACCCCGGTTGCCTGCGCCTTGGCCGAACTGGCGGTGCCGCACGAGCGCGTCAAGATCGATATCCGCACCGGCGAGCAGCGCACGGCGGCGTATCTGGCGATCAATCCCAATGGCAAGGTGCCATGCCTGGTTGTCGATGGCACGCCGCTGTTCGAAGGCCTGGCCATCCTGCAATGGCTCGGTGCGCAGCATGGCGTGGCGCAGGGGCTGTGGCCGCAGGACGGCACGCCCGAACGCCTGCAGGCGCTGTCGTGGACCACCTGGGCCTACGTGACCTATGCCGCGTTGTTGAACCGGCTGTGGCTGGCCACCCGCGACGAGGCGTTGCGCAGCCACGAGCAGGCCGCTGCCGCTCTGGCGGGCGTCAACGAGCTGCTGGACCTGTTGGAGGCGCGGCTGGCGGAGCGTCCCTGGATGCTGGGCGAGGCGTACTCGCTGGTCGATCTGGTGGTGGGGTCGGTGGTGGGCTATGGCGTCTACTTCGGGGCCGACGTCGAGGCGCATCCGCAGGTGAAGCAGTGGCTGGGGCGGCTGCAGGCGCGCCCGGCGATGCAGGGCGAGGTCTAA
- a CDS encoding DUF805 domain-containing protein, producing MLLAFHRYAEFAGRSSRREYWMFQLLLALCFLVLHGMVMLARAMANATVVAVVELLVGLLIIGTLVPYLSVTVRRLHDFDRSGWYVMVTLIPILGPLMLFLSVLARGDAQPNRFGDVPKE from the coding sequence ATGCTGCTGGCCTTCCATCGCTACGCCGAATTTGCCGGGCGCTCCAGTCGCCGAGAGTACTGGATGTTCCAGTTGCTGCTCGCGCTGTGCTTTCTGGTTCTGCACGGTATGGTGATGCTGGCGCGTGCGATGGCGAACGCGACGGTGGTGGCGGTGGTCGAGCTTCTGGTGGGGCTGTTGATCATCGGGACGCTGGTGCCGTATCTCTCGGTGACGGTGCGGCGACTGCACGATTTCGATCGTTCGGGCTGGTACGTGATGGTGACGTTGATCCCGATCCTGGGGCCGTTGATGTTGTTTTTGTCCGTGCTGGCGCGAGGCGATGCACAACCGAATCGTTTTGGGGACGTGCCAAAGGAGTGA
- a CDS encoding alpha/beta hydrolase has protein sequence MTLSFAARRRVYALLPVAGLMLSLACTLPSASAQQRNPQQRVSNTIFEQKAESYRFERFRLDSPDGQRRWQVNVGIPLRGGKAPAPVLYMLDGNAAAMVMDQPLLAELAARKAAPVLVFIGYDNDLRIDSPARTTDYTAWIDRADDEGGQPTVLGGGAFAFQDLIERRIKPEVEKRATIDRQQQALWGHSLGGLFVLSTLYTRPAAFQYYLAASPSLWWSQGAPLGDMERQFLENQHGQPATVWVMLGGAERVGDRGKRDMSNPRVVAHLRRIGGATPDAAMQLSQRLSKVPGLDVHYREFDGLGHGPMLSASLQAALSALYGVGDRSREAPEQP, from the coding sequence ATGACGTTGTCCTTTGCAGCCCGCCGCCGTGTATATGCCTTGCTGCCTGTAGCCGGTCTGATGCTGAGCCTGGCCTGCACCCTGCCCAGCGCATCGGCACAGCAGCGCAATCCACAGCAGCGCGTGAGCAACACCATCTTCGAACAGAAGGCCGAGAGTTATCGCTTCGAGCGCTTCCGTCTGGACAGTCCGGACGGACAGCGCCGCTGGCAGGTCAACGTGGGTATTCCGTTGCGCGGCGGCAAGGCGCCCGCGCCGGTGCTGTACATGCTCGACGGCAACGCCGCCGCCATGGTGATGGACCAGCCGCTGCTTGCCGAGCTGGCCGCGCGCAAGGCCGCGCCGGTGCTGGTGTTCATCGGTTACGACAACGACCTGCGCATCGATTCGCCCGCGCGCACCACCGACTACACCGCCTGGATCGACCGCGCCGACGATGAAGGTGGGCAGCCGACCGTGTTAGGCGGCGGTGCGTTTGCATTCCAGGACCTGATCGAACGGCGGATCAAACCGGAAGTGGAGAAGCGCGCCACCATCGACCGCCAGCAGCAGGCGCTGTGGGGCCACTCGCTGGGCGGCCTGTTCGTGCTGAGTACGCTCTACACCCGGCCGGCGGCGTTCCAGTACTACCTGGCCGCCAGCCCCTCGTTGTGGTGGAGCCAGGGTGCGCCGCTGGGTGACATGGAGCGCCAGTTCCTGGAAAACCAGCATGGCCAGCCCGCCACGGTGTGGGTGATGCTCGGGGGCGCCGAGCGCGTCGGTGATCGCGGCAAGCGCGACATGAGCAACCCGCGCGTGGTAGCGCATCTGCGCCGCATCGGCGGCGCTACGCCGGACGCGGCCATGCAGTTGTCCCAACGCCTGTCCAAGGTGCCGGGGCTGGACGTGCATTACCGCGAATTCGATGGACTGGGCCACGGCCCGATGTTGTCGGCGTCGTTGCAGGCTGCCTTGAGCGCGCTGTATGGCGTGGGCGACCGCAGCCGGGAAGCGCCCGAGCAGCCCTGA
- a CDS encoding response regulator transcription factor: MSGQATPCTLKIALLDDHDVVRHGSFVHLSSDPRFDVVGSHAHSNDLIATLGRMPVDVAVVDYTLASDDLAGKDLVALLLERFPAVRLLLFTAHASRVLLSAVLRAGAAGMVTKTERLDALSDAVTQVANGQRRVPAEFGQVLPDATLSRSERDVLRLCLSGLTVSEIALHRHRSIKTISTQKHAAFRKLGLRSDRDLFTLRPQLGPL, encoded by the coding sequence ATGAGCGGACAGGCCACCCCCTGCACCTTGAAGATCGCCCTGCTCGACGACCACGATGTTGTCCGGCACGGCAGCTTCGTCCACCTTTCCTCCGACCCCCGCTTCGACGTCGTCGGCAGCCACGCACATAGCAACGACCTGATCGCCACCCTGGGGCGCATGCCGGTGGACGTGGCGGTAGTCGACTACACGCTGGCCAGCGATGACCTGGCCGGCAAGGACCTGGTGGCATTGCTCCTGGAACGCTTCCCCGCCGTCCGCCTGCTGCTGTTCACCGCACATGCCAGCCGCGTGCTGCTGTCGGCGGTGCTGCGCGCCGGCGCGGCTGGCATGGTGACCAAGACCGAGCGCCTGGATGCCCTGTCCGACGCCGTCACCCAGGTCGCCAACGGCCAGCGCAGGGTGCCGGCGGAGTTCGGCCAGGTACTTCCCGACGCCACCCTGTCCCGCAGCGAGCGCGACGTGTTGCGGCTGTGCCTGTCCGGCCTGACCGTGAGCGAGATCGCCCTGCACCGCCACCGCAGCATCAAGACCATCAGCACCCAGAAGCACGCGGCGTTCCGCAAACTCGGCCTGCGCAGCGATCGCGACCTGTTCACCCTGCGCCCGCAACTGGGTCCGCTGTGA
- a CDS encoding LysR substrate-binding domain-containing protein: MLELHPLPDVDGTVASPARPHRSLFDLDLLRAIVTVADCGSFTTAAARLHSTQSTISQKIRRLEDMAGHPLLVRGNREVHPTDAGQTLLGIARQMLALNEQMREALAGATVAITVRLGVPEDFVNARTTRLLASFNRRHPQVKLEVTSGLSRDLASGYDHGELDLVLVKQRRNSRQAVACWPEPMRWIDSARAPCIGLDPIPLVTFPPLGLYRDDLIAAVEAMGRRWRISFTSSSLSGIQGAVADGMGISLLPARATTADHRVLTRRQGLPPVESMEIALLHRPNADPLVAELATRFARLLDRERR, encoded by the coding sequence ATGCTAGAACTCCACCCCCTGCCAGATGTGGATGGCACCGTGGCTTCCCCCGCAAGACCCCACCGCAGCCTGTTCGACCTGGACCTGCTGCGCGCCATTGTCACCGTCGCCGACTGCGGCAGCTTCACCACGGCCGCCGCGCGCCTGCATTCCACCCAGTCCACGATCAGCCAGAAGATCCGCCGCCTGGAAGACATGGCCGGGCATCCGCTGCTGGTCCGCGGCAACCGCGAAGTACACCCCACCGATGCCGGGCAGACCCTGCTCGGTATCGCGCGGCAGATGCTGGCCCTCAATGAGCAGATGCGGGAGGCGCTGGCCGGGGCCACCGTGGCGATCACCGTGCGCCTTGGCGTGCCGGAGGACTTCGTCAATGCACGTACCACGCGCCTGCTGGCCAGCTTCAACCGCCGCCACCCGCAGGTGAAGCTGGAGGTCACCAGCGGCCTGAGCCGCGACCTGGCCAGTGGCTACGACCATGGCGAACTGGATCTGGTGCTGGTCAAACAACGCCGCAACAGCCGGCAGGCGGTGGCGTGCTGGCCCGAGCCGATGCGCTGGATCGACAGCGCCCGCGCGCCCTGCATCGGCCTGGACCCGATCCCGCTGGTGACCTTTCCGCCGCTCGGGCTGTACCGCGACGACCTGATCGCCGCCGTCGAGGCCATGGGCCGACGCTGGCGCATCAGCTTCACCAGCTCCAGCCTCAGCGGCATCCAGGGCGCGGTGGCCGATGGCATGGGCATCAGCCTGCTGCCCGCGCGCGCCACCACCGCCGACCATCGCGTGCTCACCCGGCGCCAGGGTCTGCCGCCGGTTGAAAGCATGGAGATCGCGCTGCTGCATCGGCCCAACGCCGATCCACTGGTGGCCGAACTGGCCACCCGCTTCGCACGGCTGCTCGACCGCGAGCGTCGCTGA
- a CDS encoding heme/hemin ABC transporter substrate-binding protein produces MKSSTSLRLLPLAMAVALAACSGPATPPAADAPAATTASATDTPADGALPAGWTRLDGGALPSLVGQAAVLPAKVRSDDGAEVEVDDTSRIIVGGDDVIAVIDALGLGKQVFAAPKNTTTASGRAAPHQFLFNRTTGVEGVLSLQGSLFLGNSLRRHTDLAQKLRAVGEPAVVVDDLQPAPDKVRKIAAALGLADAGQTLATQVQQQLDEAAAIGTASGRKPRVIHVSATGAGGAPTVAGTDSASAKLIALAGGLNIGTEAGVANYSALSNEGVVAAAPEVILVTEHDLALFGGADGLWKAYPTLKQTPAGQANRVWVMPDVQLKYASVGSGVGALALAKALAALPKA; encoded by the coding sequence ATGAAATCCAGTACGTCCCTGCGGCTGTTGCCGCTCGCCATGGCCGTGGCACTGGCCGCCTGCAGTGGCCCGGCCACCCCGCCTGCCGCCGATGCGCCCGCGGCAACCACCGCGTCGGCCACTGACACGCCAGCCGACGGCGCATTGCCCGCCGGCTGGACGCGGCTTGATGGCGGCGCGCTGCCGAGCCTGGTGGGCCAGGCTGCCGTGCTGCCGGCCAAGGTGCGGTCCGATGACGGGGCCGAGGTGGAGGTGGACGACACCAGCCGGATCATCGTCGGCGGCGACGACGTAATTGCGGTGATCGATGCGCTGGGCCTGGGCAAGCAGGTGTTTGCCGCGCCGAAGAACACCACCACCGCGTCCGGTCGCGCCGCGCCGCACCAGTTCCTGTTCAACCGCACCACCGGTGTGGAGGGCGTGCTCAGCCTGCAGGGTTCGCTGTTCCTGGGCAACAGCCTGCGCCGCCATACCGATCTGGCGCAGAAGCTGCGCGCGGTGGGCGAGCCGGCGGTGGTGGTGGACGACCTGCAGCCGGCACCGGACAAGGTCCGCAAGATCGCTGCCGCGCTGGGCCTGGCCGATGCCGGTCAGACGCTGGCCACCCAGGTGCAGCAGCAGCTGGACGAAGCGGCGGCGATCGGCACCGCCAGTGGGCGCAAACCGCGCGTGATCCACGTGTCGGCCACCGGTGCCGGTGGCGCGCCGACCGTGGCCGGTACCGACAGTGCATCGGCCAAGCTGATCGCGCTGGCCGGTGGGCTCAACATCGGCACCGAAGCAGGCGTAGCCAACTACTCGGCGCTGAGCAATGAAGGCGTGGTGGCCGCGGCACCGGAGGTGATCCTGGTCACCGAGCACGACCTGGCCCTGTTCGGCGGCGCCGACGGCCTGTGGAAGGCCTACCCGACCCTGAAGCAGACCCCGGCCGGACAGGCCAACCGGGTCTGGGTGATGCCCGACGTACAGCTCAAGTACGCCAGCGTCGGTTCGGGCGTGGGCGCACTGGCGTTGGCCAAGGCGCTGGCGGCGCTGCCCAAGGCATGA
- a CDS encoding amidohydrolase family protein, producing MKPSLCAVLPTLLMLAAPAFSAEQADLIIRQATVVDVEHASTQANQSVVVRGADIVAVGADKAIARQWRAPRQVDAKGRYLIPGLWDMHVHFGGGPELIEENKALLPLYIAHGITTIRDASGDLPTQVLQWRGQIHDGSLMGPQLFTSGAKIEGVKPVWKGTIEVGNQADLDAAFVRLKEDKVDFVKITDSTLTPDLFLAAVRGARANGLRASGHIPMALTVQQAVDAGISSIEHLDYAYKAGVKNEAAIAAAFADKRIDRAEANRQLDAGFDRDTAMAAYRGFAAKGVYVTPTLNGGRILDFLDQDDHANDPYLAYIGPKLQATYAWRVERAAKATPVQIEARHREYHQVAAVLPMLQQAGVTIMAGTDAGFLNSFNYPGIGLHDELSLFVKEGLTPAQALSAATRAGPSWFGMLDRYGGIAVGKAADMVLLDANPLQDINATRRIDTVLLRGQVYDRKALDGLLEQTRAKVAAWQAEGEG from the coding sequence ATGAAACCTTCGCTGTGTGCCGTGCTTCCGACCCTGTTGATGCTGGCTGCGCCGGCGTTCTCCGCCGAGCAGGCCGATCTGATCATCCGCCAGGCCACGGTGGTCGACGTGGAGCATGCCAGTACGCAGGCCAATCAGAGCGTGGTGGTGCGCGGCGCTGACATCGTCGCCGTCGGTGCGGACAAGGCGATTGCACGGCAGTGGCGCGCGCCGCGCCAGGTGGATGCCAAGGGCCGGTACCTGATTCCCGGGCTGTGGGACATGCACGTGCATTTCGGCGGCGGCCCGGAGCTGATCGAAGAAAACAAGGCGCTGTTGCCGCTGTATATCGCCCATGGCATCACCACCATCCGGGACGCCTCCGGCGACCTGCCCACGCAGGTACTGCAGTGGCGCGGGCAGATCCATGACGGCAGCCTGATGGGGCCGCAACTGTTCACCTCCGGCGCCAAGATCGAAGGGGTGAAGCCGGTCTGGAAGGGTACGATCGAGGTCGGCAACCAGGCCGATCTGGATGCGGCCTTCGTGCGGTTGAAGGAAGACAAGGTCGACTTCGTCAAGATCACCGACAGCACGTTGACCCCGGACCTGTTCTTGGCAGCGGTGCGCGGTGCGCGTGCCAACGGGCTGCGTGCCTCCGGCCATATTCCGATGGCGCTGACCGTGCAGCAGGCGGTGGACGCCGGTATCAGTTCCATCGAACACCTGGACTATGCCTACAAGGCCGGGGTCAAGAACGAAGCGGCGATCGCGGCGGCCTTCGCGGACAAGCGCATCGATCGCGCCGAAGCCAACCGGCAGCTGGACGCCGGCTTCGACCGGGACACGGCGATGGCGGCCTACCGTGGGTTCGCGGCCAAGGGCGTGTACGTCACGCCCACGCTCAACGGCGGGCGCATCCTGGATTTCCTCGACCAGGATGACCATGCCAACGATCCGTACCTGGCCTATATCGGCCCCAAGCTGCAGGCGACCTATGCCTGGCGCGTCGAGCGTGCCGCCAAGGCGACGCCGGTGCAGATCGAGGCGCGCCATCGCGAGTACCACCAGGTGGCCGCGGTGCTGCCGATGCTGCAGCAGGCCGGGGTCACGATCATGGCCGGCACCGATGCCGGCTTCCTCAACTCGTTCAACTATCCCGGCATCGGCCTGCACGACGAACTGAGCCTGTTCGTCAAGGAAGGTCTGACCCCTGCGCAGGCGCTGTCGGCGGCAACGCGGGCAGGGCCGTCGTGGTTCGGGATGCTGGATCGCTATGGCGGCATCGCGGTGGGCAAGGCCGCCGACATGGTGCTGCTGGACGCGAACCCGCTGCAGGACATCAACGCCACCCGTCGCATCGACACCGTACTGCTGCGTGGCCAGGTGTACGACCGCAAGGCACTGGATGGGTTGCTGGAACAGACCCGGGCCAAGGTGGCGGCGTGGCAGGCTGAAGGCGAGGGTTGA
- a CDS encoding NAD(P)H-dependent oxidoreductase, with amino-acid sequence MHTLIVTSHPNPDSLTHAVAARIRNGITSAHPTATVEMADLASEGFDPRFTQADLDGHQRRQPFPDDVLAEQARLDRADTLVLVFPVYWWAMPAQLKGWIDRVFSNGWAYDDSSGRVEKKLSRLQVHLVGLGGADQRTWTKRGYETAMKTQIDTGIFDYCGAPVVSSTLLLEVDTTGADGALTAAPTLGRSIAVNRARTAASPAP; translated from the coding sequence ATGCACACCCTGATCGTCACGTCGCACCCCAACCCGGATTCCCTCACCCACGCCGTGGCCGCTCGCATCCGCAACGGGATCACCAGCGCCCACCCCACCGCGACCGTCGAAATGGCCGACCTGGCCAGCGAAGGCTTCGACCCGCGCTTCACCCAGGCCGACCTGGATGGCCACCAGCGGCGGCAGCCGTTCCCGGACGACGTGCTGGCCGAGCAGGCCCGGCTGGACCGTGCCGACACGCTGGTGCTGGTGTTTCCGGTGTACTGGTGGGCCATGCCCGCCCAGCTCAAGGGCTGGATCGATCGGGTCTTTTCCAACGGCTGGGCCTACGACGACAGCAGCGGCCGCGTGGAGAAGAAGCTGTCACGCCTGCAGGTGCATCTGGTCGGCCTGGGCGGTGCGGACCAGCGCACCTGGACCAAGCGCGGCTACGAGACCGCCATGAAGACCCAGATCGACACCGGCATCTTCGACTACTGCGGCGCACCGGTGGTGTCGTCCACGTTGCTGCTGGAAGTGGACACCACCGGCGCCGATGGCGCGCTGACGGCCGCTCCCACGCTGGGCAGGTCTATCGCCGTGAACCGGGCACGCACGGCCGCCTCACCCGCGCCGTAA
- a CDS encoding YncE family protein yields the protein MSFRSSLRLTTLAAGLLLAVVGNAQPVFDQPASVFKGEVVSRGENVVPGSTADVIGRGFVPGQQVSLLRGDTVLNGQPLTVDAEGNFKTQLQIPADAVPGTHPVVVRASKPAAAAVLKLRVSPQLPLSGQDQFTTQSNKLVQGLYQSAYSAASNAVFVTSAVGRPPVTQSQLLKVDPKTLKVVKAITPAQVPDAKGGSVFAVYGVGVDDANGTVWVTNTRQDSIAVYRQSNLSLVHQFPVGTVPHARDVVVDAKHGKVFASATGEDHLSVFDAKTFKALEPITLASGVDDEKFVPMSLVLDEASGKLFTVSIGTPEAAVIDVASGKVDKVIDLGNSISASGVAYDAQQNRLYVASQGTDNLLIVDVASGKVLHDVAVGAGALNVAFDPKAGLAYVTNRGAGTVTVVDRSGKVVGNLDGGTFPNHVRADGKGNVFAVNKSRGTDDAKGDRITRIALRQR from the coding sequence ATGTCATTCCGTTCTTCCCTCCGTCTCACCACCCTGGCCGCCGGCCTGCTGCTGGCTGTCGTCGGCAACGCGCAGCCCGTGTTCGACCAGCCCGCCAGCGTGTTCAAGGGCGAAGTTGTCTCCCGCGGTGAGAACGTCGTGCCGGGCAGCACGGCTGACGTGATCGGTCGCGGCTTCGTGCCGGGCCAGCAGGTCAGCCTGCTGCGTGGCGATACCGTGCTCAACGGGCAGCCGCTGACCGTGGATGCCGAAGGCAACTTCAAGACCCAGCTGCAGATTCCCGCCGATGCGGTGCCGGGTACCCACCCGGTGGTGGTGCGCGCGAGCAAGCCGGCCGCCGCGGCCGTGCTCAAGCTGCGTGTGTCGCCGCAGCTGCCGCTGTCCGGGCAGGACCAGTTCACCACCCAGTCCAACAAGCTGGTGCAGGGCTTGTATCAGTCGGCCTACAGCGCGGCCAGCAACGCGGTCTTCGTGACTTCGGCGGTGGGCCGCCCGCCGGTGACCCAGTCGCAGCTGCTGAAGGTGGACCCGAAGACGCTCAAGGTGGTCAAGGCGATCACCCCGGCCCAGGTGCCCGACGCCAAGGGCGGCAGCGTGTTTGCCGTGTACGGCGTGGGCGTGGACGATGCCAACGGCACCGTGTGGGTGACCAACACCCGCCAGGACAGCATTGCGGTCTACCGCCAGTCCAATCTGTCGCTGGTGCACCAGTTCCCGGTCGGCACGGTGCCGCATGCGCGCGACGTGGTGGTGGATGCCAAGCACGGCAAGGTGTTCGCGTCGGCAACCGGTGAGGACCATCTGTCGGTGTTCGATGCCAAGACCTTCAAGGCGCTGGAGCCGATCACCCTGGCGTCGGGCGTGGACGATGAGAAGTTCGTTCCGATGAGCCTGGTGCTGGACGAAGCCAGCGGCAAGCTGTTCACCGTCAGCATCGGCACGCCCGAAGCGGCGGTGATCGACGTGGCCAGCGGCAAGGTCGACAAGGTGATCGACCTGGGCAACTCGATCAGCGCCTCCGGCGTGGCTTATGACGCGCAGCAGAACCGGCTGTACGTGGCCTCCCAGGGCACCGACAACCTGCTGATCGTGGATGTCGCCAGCGGCAAGGTGCTGCACGACGTCGCGGTGGGTGCCGGCGCGCTGAACGTTGCCTTCGATCCGAAGGCCGGCCTGGCCTACGTGACCAACCGCGGTGCCGGCACCGTGACCGTGGTGGACCGCAGTGGCAAGGTGGTCGGCAACCTGGACGGCGGTACCTTCCCCAACCACGTGCGTGCCGACGGCAAGGGCAACGTGTTCGCGGTGAACAAGTCGCGCGGCACCGACGATGCCAAGGGCGACCGCATCACCCGCATCGCGCTGCGCCAGCGTTGA
- a CDS encoding TetR/AcrR family transcriptional regulator — MPSRLPEPPDAAPRRRLSRADRQQQLLTEAWRLVREEGTDALTLGRLAERSGVTKPVVYDHFGTRAGLLAALYRDFDQRQDVVLQTALAAAGPTLQEKADVIAQAYVACVQTQGREIPGVVAALAGSPELARVKREYETVFIEQCRALLAPFARNQSLPSVGLWGMLGAAEGLSYAAVNGDITAAQAQRELAETIVSMVTRA; from the coding sequence ATGCCAAGCCGCCTGCCTGAACCTCCGGATGCCGCGCCCCGTCGCCGGCTGAGCCGCGCCGACCGCCAGCAGCAACTGCTGACCGAGGCGTGGCGATTGGTGCGCGAGGAGGGCACCGATGCCCTGACACTGGGGCGGCTGGCCGAGCGGTCCGGCGTGACCAAGCCGGTGGTGTACGACCATTTCGGCACCCGCGCCGGATTGCTGGCCGCCCTGTACCGCGATTTCGACCAGCGCCAGGACGTGGTGCTGCAGACGGCACTGGCCGCCGCCGGCCCCACCCTGCAGGAAAAAGCCGACGTGATTGCGCAGGCCTACGTGGCGTGCGTGCAGACCCAGGGGCGCGAAATTCCCGGTGTGGTGGCGGCGCTGGCCGGCTCGCCGGAGCTGGCGCGCGTCAAACGCGAGTACGAGACGGTGTTCATCGAGCAGTGCCGCGCGCTGCTGGCGCCGTTCGCGCGTAACCAGTCGCTGCCGTCGGTAGGGCTGTGGGGAATGCTGGGTGCGGCGGAAGGGTTGTCGTATGCCGCGGTGAACGGTGACATCACTGCGGCGCAGGCGCAGCGTGAGTTGGCCGAGACGATTGTGTCGATGGTGACGCGCGCCTGA